From the Opitutaceae bacterium genome, one window contains:
- a CDS encoding glycoside hydrolase family 43 protein, protein MATVSNPILPGFHPDPCIIRVGHWYYLATSTFEWWPGVRLHRSKDLANWELVGGILDRVSQLDLRGIPPSGGVWAPALSFHDGLFWLVYSSVAAFNGSSKDLRNFLVTAPAIDGPWTDPISLNASGFDPSLFHDADGRKWLVSQYWDARPGKNPFAGILLQEFDVAARRLIGEPKNIFTGSPIGITEGPHLYAKDGYYWLVTAEGGTGENHAVTVARSRTIEGPYELSPYHPLLSTSSDLKFPLQKSGHASFVNSPQGEWFLVHLCSRPVPGTNRCMLGRETALQRFVWPDKDWPRLASGGPMPELTVEISHAAKATPYPAQFRDDFNQPALRPEWNTLREPPADTWLDLAGRPGWLRLKGRHTLQSNFEQSLVGFRLLHLNADVSVTLDYAPKNWQQSAGLSLFYNSLAFISLHVTANDAGEREAHLVISECGKLRREKNPLLLPGTGPVRLAVALNQGRAKFFAATAGAPPEQVGQDVDATILSDDHLIENKCWAFTGTFITLSAHDASDAAPTADFQQFEYVGR, encoded by the coding sequence ATGGCGACTGTAAGCAATCCCATTCTCCCCGGGTTTCATCCAGATCCCTGCATCATTCGGGTTGGCCACTGGTACTACCTCGCTACCTCGACTTTCGAGTGGTGGCCGGGCGTGCGTCTCCATCGCTCAAAGGATCTTGCAAATTGGGAACTCGTGGGCGGCATTCTCGACCGCGTCTCGCAACTCGACCTCCGAGGTATTCCCCCTTCTGGTGGCGTATGGGCGCCGGCGTTGTCGTTTCACGACGGCCTCTTCTGGCTGGTGTACTCGTCCGTCGCGGCGTTCAACGGCAGCTCCAAAGATCTCCGGAACTTCTTGGTGACCGCGCCAGCCATCGACGGGCCATGGACCGATCCCATCTCCCTCAACGCGAGCGGCTTCGATCCTTCTCTTTTCCATGACGCAGATGGGCGCAAATGGCTCGTGAGCCAATATTGGGATGCACGCCCGGGGAAGAATCCATTCGCGGGCATTCTCCTTCAGGAATTTGACGTGGCGGCAAGGCGTCTGATCGGCGAGCCAAAAAACATTTTCACAGGCTCACCCATCGGAATCACTGAGGGACCTCACCTTTATGCGAAAGACGGCTACTACTGGCTGGTCACTGCTGAAGGCGGCACGGGAGAGAACCACGCGGTGACGGTCGCGCGTTCCCGAACCATCGAAGGTCCCTACGAGTTGAGTCCGTATCATCCCCTGCTCTCCACGTCTTCTGATTTGAAGTTTCCCCTTCAGAAGAGTGGCCATGCTTCATTCGTCAACTCTCCGCAGGGCGAATGGTTTCTGGTGCATTTGTGCAGCCGACCCGTCCCGGGTACCAATCGCTGCATGCTCGGTCGCGAGACCGCGCTGCAACGCTTCGTCTGGCCTGACAAGGACTGGCCCAGGTTGGCCTCAGGCGGACCGATGCCGGAATTGACGGTGGAAATTTCGCACGCAGCGAAGGCAACACCCTACCCCGCGCAATTTCGCGACGATTTCAACCAGCCCGCCCTGAGACCCGAGTGGAACACGCTCCGGGAACCACCGGCCGACACGTGGCTCGACCTCGCAGGGCGCCCGGGGTGGCTCCGATTGAAAGGAAGACACACACTCCAATCCAACTTCGAACAGAGTCTCGTTGGCTTCCGACTCCTCCACTTGAATGCGGATGTTTCGGTGACCTTGGATTACGCGCCGAAGAATTGGCAGCAATCGGCGGGCCTGTCCCTCTTCTACAACTCGCTCGCATTCATTTCGCTTCACGTGACAGCGAACGATGCGGGCGAACGCGAAGCTCACCTGGTGATTTCAGAGTGTGGAAAACTGCGCCGGGAAAAAAATCCGCTGCTGCTTCCAGGGACCGGACCCGTCCGCCTGGCTGTCGCGCTCAACCAAGGACGAGCAAAGTTCTTTGCGGCAACTGCAGGGGCTCCTCCGGAGCAAGTGGGGCAGGACGTTGATGCGACGATCCTCTCCGATGATCACTTGATCGAGAACAAGTGCTGGGCGTTCACCGGGACCTTTATCACCTTGAGCGCACACGACGCTTCGGATGCCGCTCCGACGGCGGACTTCCAGCAATTCGAGTACGTGGGACGTTGA
- a CDS encoding carbohydrate kinase family protein, with protein sequence MNLPPANRRGVIAGGNWLIDHVKTIDVWPPQDGLANILGVSLGNGGGPYNLLKDLAKLGASYPLQGVGLLGDDADGRRILDDCRTHGIDTTQLRTTKAGRTSYTDVMTERKSGRRTFFHDRGTNALLTPEHFDFSKTGAKWFYLGYLLLLDGLDAEGPIKDGAPQAREVFREARKRGLRTALDCVSAPGDRHGRVIRPVLPEVDLLFANEQEASRLVGFEVVPADRGSVEEAGKHLVALGVQQAVVIHHPKAACAIEQSGAIHWQPAVKVPSELIAGSAGAGDAFAAGLLHALHEGSALAPALELAMCTAATSLLAPTCSDSVMPQAEALAFGRTHGFVTLD encoded by the coding sequence ATGAACCTCCCTCCTGCAAATCGTCGGGGAGTCATCGCCGGTGGAAACTGGTTGATTGACCACGTGAAGACGATCGACGTGTGGCCGCCCCAGGACGGCCTTGCGAACATCTTGGGTGTCAGCCTCGGAAACGGCGGCGGCCCGTACAATTTGCTAAAGGACCTTGCCAAGCTCGGCGCCAGTTATCCACTCCAGGGAGTGGGATTGCTCGGCGATGATGCCGATGGGCGGCGCATTTTGGACGACTGCCGCACCCACGGGATCGACACGACCCAATTGAGAACAACGAAGGCGGGAAGGACGAGCTACACGGACGTGATGACCGAAAGAAAGTCGGGGCGCAGAACGTTTTTCCATGACCGCGGGACGAACGCGCTGCTTACGCCCGAACACTTCGACTTCAGCAAAACGGGCGCGAAGTGGTTTTATCTCGGCTACCTCCTGCTCCTGGACGGGCTCGACGCCGAAGGGCCCATCAAGGACGGAGCTCCCCAGGCACGTGAAGTCTTTCGGGAAGCGCGCAAACGCGGGCTGAGAACGGCTCTCGATTGCGTCTCTGCACCGGGAGACCGCCACGGTCGTGTCATCCGGCCCGTACTTCCCGAGGTGGACCTCTTGTTTGCGAATGAACAGGAGGCCTCGCGGCTTGTGGGTTTTGAGGTCGTCCCCGCCGATCGAGGAAGCGTTGAAGAGGCAGGGAAACACTTGGTCGCACTCGGTGTGCAGCAAGCAGTAGTCATCCACCACCCCAAGGCCGCGTGCGCAATCGAGCAGAGTGGCGCGATCCATTGGCAGCCAGCTGTCAAGGTACCGTCGGAGTTGATAGCCGGAAGCGCCGGGGCGGGAGACGCCTTCGCCGCGGGGCTGCTTCACGCGCTCCACGAGGGCTCTGCACTCGCGCCGGCGCTCGAACTTGCGATGTGCACCGCAGCGACGTCGCTCCTTGCGCCCACCTGTTCAGACAGCGTAATGCCGCAGGCGGAAGCACTCGCATTTGGGCGCACCCACGGCTTCGTGACTCTTGACTAG
- a CDS encoding D-lyxose/D-mannose family sugar isomerase: MKRSEINFAFREASACFAAHHWVLPPRPRWDITDFGLGQFDKYGLTLINLATEPEYCEKLMFARRNQTTPAHTHRKKKEDIICRAGELIVRIWPAKPNTRDAELPFLIQVNGEPKRMSGGTTLTLSAGWRVTLCPGVWHEFFPSSPQCIIGEVSTANDDEHDNIFINTDIGRFPEIIEDEVAQVTLISEKR; this comes from the coding sequence GTGAAACGCTCTGAGATCAACTTCGCTTTTCGGGAAGCAAGCGCCTGCTTTGCGGCGCATCACTGGGTGTTGCCGCCCCGCCCCCGGTGGGACATCACCGACTTTGGCCTCGGCCAGTTCGACAAGTACGGCCTTACCCTCATCAACCTGGCCACCGAGCCTGAGTACTGCGAGAAACTGATGTTCGCCCGGCGAAATCAGACCACGCCCGCTCATACCCATCGTAAAAAGAAGGAAGACATCATTTGTCGCGCGGGCGAGTTGATCGTGCGGATCTGGCCGGCCAAGCCCAACACTCGCGACGCCGAATTGCCGTTTCTGATCCAGGTAAACGGCGAGCCTAAACGGATGAGCGGCGGCACCACGCTCACGCTTTCGGCAGGGTGGCGCGTCACGCTTTGCCCTGGCGTTTGGCATGAGTTTTTTCCCTCATCTCCGCAGTGCATTATCGGGGAGGTGTCGACCGCCAATGATGACGAGCACGACAATATCTTCATCAATACCGACATTGGCCGCTTTCCCGAGATCATCGAGGACGAGGTCGCACAGGTCACCTTGATCTCCGAAAAACGATGA
- a CDS encoding Gfo/Idh/MocA family oxidoreductase, whose amino-acid sequence MNSPSFTPVRVGVIGAGLMGREVASAFGRWFALLDCPALPELVAVCDQNPAALDWFRQVPSVRHFSTDYRELVSKPDVDVVYVAVPHHLHEEIYLAVLRAGKDLFAEKPFGIDLGAARRIRDEAQRLGRFVRISSEFPFLPGAQRAIEVARSGTLGKVISLSNRFLHASDLDPTKPINWKRQTQFCGEAGVMNDLGLHVAHLPLRLGWKPKRLYAHLQKLYTERPDGRGGMAACDTWDNASIHATVDLPGQPDVPLTLEMKRMSPTDTNTWEIEILGTDAGVRFSTKHPKTLGVFNRGKEQTWSTTDLGFATPFKTITGGIFEPGFPDILQQMWAAYLTERIGVLGNRFGCATPDEAVEHHELWTAALASHREQRVIPLPLTPS is encoded by the coding sequence ATGAACTCCCCTTCCTTCACACCCGTTCGCGTGGGCGTAATCGGAGCCGGCCTCATGGGACGCGAGGTGGCGAGCGCCTTCGGCAGGTGGTTTGCGCTCTTGGATTGTCCTGCGCTGCCCGAACTCGTGGCAGTCTGCGACCAGAATCCTGCTGCGCTCGACTGGTTCCGCCAGGTCCCTTCGGTGCGCCATTTCTCAACTGATTACCGTGAACTCGTCAGCAAGCCGGATGTCGACGTGGTGTACGTGGCAGTTCCCCACCATCTCCACGAGGAGATCTACCTCGCCGTCCTGCGGGCCGGGAAAGATCTCTTCGCTGAGAAACCGTTTGGCATCGACCTGGGCGCCGCCAGGAGGATTCGGGATGAAGCACAGCGACTGGGACGATTCGTGCGCATTTCTTCCGAGTTCCCTTTCCTCCCGGGAGCTCAACGCGCCATTGAGGTCGCCCGGTCTGGAACCCTCGGCAAGGTGATCTCGCTCTCCAATCGCTTCCTCCACGCGAGCGACCTGGATCCCACCAAGCCCATCAACTGGAAACGCCAGACCCAGTTCTGTGGTGAAGCCGGGGTAATGAATGACCTTGGCCTTCATGTGGCACACCTTCCCCTTCGCCTCGGTTGGAAACCCAAGCGGCTCTACGCGCACCTCCAGAAGCTCTACACGGAGCGACCCGATGGGCGGGGTGGCATGGCGGCATGCGACACGTGGGACAACGCGAGCATCCATGCTACCGTGGATCTGCCGGGGCAGCCGGACGTACCGCTGACACTTGAGATGAAGCGTATGAGCCCCACGGATACGAACACCTGGGAGATTGAGATCCTCGGCACGGACGCAGGCGTTCGCTTTTCGACCAAGCATCCGAAGACGCTCGGTGTCTTCAATCGCGGCAAGGAGCAGACCTGGAGCACAACGGATCTCGGTTTCGCCACGCCGTTCAAGACGATTACCGGGGGCATCTTTGAGCCAGGCTTCCCAGATATCCTGCAACAAATGTGGGCGGCCTACCTCACGGAAAGGATCGGTGTACTTGGGAACCGTTTTGGCTGTGCCACGCCCGACGAGGCCGTGGAACACCATGAACTTTGGACGGCTGCGCTTGCCTCTCACCGCGAACAACGTGTGATTCCCCTACCCCTTACCCCCTCGTGA